The sequence below is a genomic window from Streptococcus oralis.
CTTCCTGACTTGCAGCTTTCGAAACTTGCGACAAAAATAAGACATCTCGGACAATTTTCTTTTCCATCCTCTTTCACTCCTTGCTACTTTACTTTATTATAGCACAAAAGGGAGCGACTTCTAGTCCTTTCCCTCAAATGCAAAAAAAGCCATCCGAAGATGACTTTCTTTTTAAATCGCGTTCTTATCAAGACCAAGTTTACGTTGAACAAACTTAACAATTTCGACAATGATAATCATTGAGAAGCTTCCAGCTAGAACAATACCCCATTGTGACAAGTCTAGTTTGGTTACGTGGAAGATACCTTCAAGCGGTTCTACGACGATTGTTGCCATCAAGAGGATGAAGGATACCAAGATTGACCAGTTGAAGGTCTTAGATTTAAATGGACCAACAGTCAAGATGGATTGGTAAACAGACTTAACGTTGTAGGCATGGAATAGTTGAATCAAACCAAGGGTTGCAAAGGCCATAGTAAGGGCATCCGCATGAATGGCATGATTGTCACCCACATGAACTGGGTAAGCAATTGCAAGTCCATAAACACTCATAACAATAGCTGCTTGGAGTACACCTTGATAGATGATAGAACTCAAAACACCACCTGAGAAGAAGCTTGCCTTTCGTCCACGTGGTTTATGATTCATGACACCAGGCTCAGCAGGTTCAACACCAAGAGCGATAGCTGGGAAGGTATCTGTTACCAAGTTGATCCACAAAAGATGAACTGGCTGCAAGACGTCCCAACCAAACAAGGTTGATAAGAAGATAGTTAATACTTCAGCAGTATTGGCAGAAAGTAAGTACTGAATAGTCTTTTGAATGTTTGAGAAGACCTTACGTCCTTCTTCAACTGCGACGATAATAGTCGCAAAGTTATCATCTGCAAGAATCATGTCAGAAGCCCCCTTAGAAACCTCTGTACCAGTGATTCCCATACCGATACCGATATCGGCTGTTTTCAGAGCTGGCGCATCATTAACACCGTCACCTGTCATAGCAACAACCTTACCTTGTTTTTGCCAAGCCTTGACGATACGAACCTTGTGTTCTGGAGACACACGGGCATAAACAGAGTATTGACCAACTACTTTTTCAAAGTCTTCATCTGACAGTTCGTTGAGCTCAGCACCAGTTAAAACGTGGCCTTCTGTATCATTTGCATCAATAATTCCCAAACGTTTGGCAATAGCTTCTGCTGTGTCTTGATGGTCACCCGTAATCATGATCGGACGGATTCCCGCTTCCTTAGCTACACGAACAGCTTCTGCTGCTTCAGCACGTTCAGGGTCAATCATCCCAATCAATCCAGTGAAGATCAAGTTGTTTTCTAGCTCTTCAGAAGTGAGATTTTCTGGAATGCTGTCAATAATCTTATAAGCACCTGCAAGGACACGCAAGGCTTGGTGAGCCATTTCAAAGTTGTTTGTATGGATTAATTCAGTAACTTTCTCATCAATCGGAGCAACATCTCCAGCCTTATCACGAGCAACACAACGTTTCAAGAGTTGATCTGGAGCCCCTTTGACTGCCACTAGGAATTTGCCATCTGGCAATGGGTGAACCGTTGACATGAGTTTACGATCTGAGTCAAACGGCAATTCAGCTACACGAGGATATTTCTCTAAGAATCCTTTAACATCGTAACCCTTGTCCAAGGCATACTGGATGAAGGCTGTTTCCGTTGGATCCCCGATCAGGTTTCCTTCTGCATCAATCTTGGTATCATTGGCCAAGACAACTGAACGAAGAAGCGGCATGTCCAAGCCAAGTTCAATCTCATCAACTGAGTCATGTAGAACTGCGTCATAGAAGACTTTCTCGACTGTCATCTTGTTCATGGTAAGCGTACCAGTCTTATCAGAAGCGATGATTTCTGTTGAACCCAGTGTTTCTACCGCTGGCAACTTACGAACGATAGAGTTTCGTTTTGCCAAAACTTGAGTACCGAGGGCAAGAACGATGGTCACGATAGCAGGAAGTCCTTCTGGGATGGCTGCAACAGCAAGCGCAACAGATGTCATCAACTCACCAAGTGGATCTTTGCCTTGAATGAAGACTCCAACTACAAAAGTAACAAGGGCAATAACCAAAATAGCATAGGTCAAGACCTTAGAAAGGTTGTTCAAGTTTTGTTTAAGTGGTGTATCCGTCTCATCCGCATCTTGGAGCATGCCAGCGATATGACCCACTTCAGTGTACATACCTGTATTGACAACAACACCAAGACCACGACCGTAGGTAACGTTTGAGTTTTGGAAGGCCATATTGACACGGTCACCAATACCAGCATCTGCAGAGAGCTCGACGGTCAAGTCTTTTTCGACTGGAACAGACTCACCTGTTAGGGCTGCTTCTTCGATTTTAAGAGAGTTGGCTTCTAACAAACGTAGATCCGCTGGTACAACATCACCTGCTTCAAGGGCAACGATATCACCTGGTACTAATTCTTTTGAATCAATCTCAGCCATGTGCCCATCACGGATAACGCGAGCAGCTGGACTGGACATGGATTTAAGGGCTTCGATGGCTTCTTCCGCTTTTCCTTCTTGGTAAACACCGAAGGCTGCGTTGATGATAACAACGGCTAGGATAATGATGGCATCTGCAATATCTTCCCCACCAGAAGTTATGACAGACAAGATGGCTGCAGCCACCAAAATAATAATCATCAAATCCTTAAACTGTTCGATGAATTTAACCAAGAGAGATTTTTTCTCACCCTCTTCGAGTTCATTGCGCCCATATTCTGCTAAGCGTTTCTGCGCTTCGCTTGACGAAAGGCCTTGCTCAGTTGCTTCAACCGACTTCAAGATCTCTTCAGGACTTTGAATATAAAACGCTTGGCGTTTTTGTTCTTTTGACATGCGTCTCCTCCTTGACATTGTGTGCAAAACAAGTTCTCTTTTTGTTTTATGACAAACAAAAAGAGACTTGTTAATCATAACAAGTCTCGCTGTTTAAGATAGGGCCGGAAGGTATACTTTGCAGTACACAATTCGGAATGACGACACTATCACAGGTTTCTGCCAGCTACTCCCTTGAGTAGTACTATTATACCAAATTTTGAAAAGTTTTCAATCATTAAAATCCGATGGAACAAGACTAAATTTGAATTTTCCCATGAAAACCAGTATAATGAAAGAATAATCGAATCATATGAAAGGAAGTCCGATGAATCAATCCATGTCAAATCTCAAGTTGGCGGAACGTGGTGCCATTATCAGCATTTCGACCTACCTCCTCTTGTCTGCGACAAAATTAGCGACTGGCCACCTCCTACATTCTTCCAGTTTGGTAGCGGATGGTTTCAACAACGTATCAGATATTATCGGAAATGTTGCTCTTCTGATTGGCATTCGTATGGCTCGCCAACCCGCAGACCGTGACCATCGTTTCGGTCACTGGAAGATTGAAGATTTGGCTAGTTTGATTACTTCCATCATCATGTTCTACGTTGGCTTTGATGTGCTTCGGGACACCATTCAAAAAATTCTCAGTCGGGAACAAACAATTATCGATCCTCTGGGAGCATTTCTAGGAATCATTTCTGCAGCGGTCATGTTTGCCGTTTATCTCTATAATACTCGCCTCAGTAAGAAATCCAAATCCAAGGCTCTCAAGGCAGCTGCCAAGGACAATCTTTCCGATGCTGTGACCTCGCTTGGGACTTCCATTGCTATCCTAGCCAGCAGTTTCAATTATCCGATCGTAGATAAATTGGTCGCTATCATCATCACTTTCTTTATCTTAAAGACAGCCTACGATATCTTTATCGAGTCTTCCTTCAGTCTTTCAGATGGCTTTGATGACCGTCTTCTAGAGGACTACCAAAAGGCCATCATGGAGATTCCAAAGATTAGTAAGGTCAAGTCCCAAAGAGGGCGTACCTACGGTAGCAATATCTACCTTGATATCACTCTGGAGATGAATCCTGACTTATCAGTCTATGAAAGTCACGAAATTGCAGACCAAGTCGAGTCCATGCTGGAAGAGCGTTTTGGAGTCTTTGATACCGATGTCCATATCGAGCCAGCTCCCATACCTGAGGACGAGATTTTGGACAATGTCTATAAAAAACTTCTCATGCGTGAGCAGTTGATTGACCAAGGAAATCAGCTAGAAGAACTCCTTGCTGAGGACTTTCGCTATATCCGTCAAGATGGAGAGCAGATGGATAAAGAGGCTTATAAGTCTGAAAAAGAACTTAGTGCTGCGATTAAGGATATTCAAATCACCTCCATTAGTCAGAAAACCAAGCTCATTTGCTATGAGTTAGATGGCATCGTCCACACTAGTATCTGGCGTCGCCATGAGACTTGGCAAAATATCTTTCATCAAGAGACAAAAAAAGAATAGAAAAATCCTGTCATTGCGATAGGATTTTTCTATTCTTCTAATTATCAAACTCACTTAAGTATTCATAGCGTTCGTATTTTTCAAGGAGTTCTTCGTTTTTTTCATCGAGCTCTTTCTGAAGTGTCGCAAGTTTACCAAAATCAGAGCCATTTGCCTGCATCTCCTCTTCAATAGCAGCGATACGATTTTCCAAGGCTTCAATATCACCTTCAATGCTTGCCCACTCCTGCTTTTCTTGGTAGGTCATGCGTTTCTTGTCTTCACGGACCTTGACCACTTTTTCCTTTTCTGCCTTTTGCACTTGATTGGCCATCTCTGTTTCAAAGGCTTTTTCATCAAGGTAGTCGGTGTAATGACCAAAGAAAGGACGAATCTTGCCATTCTCAAAGGCGAGAATCTTGGTCGCTACCTTATCCAAAAAATAACGGTCGTGGCTAACTGTCAAGACAGGGCCGGCAAAACTCTGCAAGAAATTCTCCAAAACTGTCAAAGTTGCAATGTCTAGATCATTGGTCGGCTCGTCCAAAAGAAGAACATTTGGTTTTTCCAAGAGTAATTTGAGGAGATAGAGGCGTTTTTTCTCTCCACCTGACAATTTCTCAATCAAGGTTCCATGCGTCGAACGTGGGAAGAGGAACTGCTCCAGCAACTCTGCAATGGAAGTCGTAGAACCACCACTGGTCTTGACTTCTTCTGCCACTTCCTGCAGGTAATTGATAACGCGCTTGCTCTCGTCTAAGCCTTCGATTTGTTGAGAGAAATAGGCGATGCGAACCGTCTCACCGATGATAAGTTGACCTTCAGTCGGCGCAAGACTTCCTGCAATCAGATTAAGCAGGGTGGATTTTCCCACACCGTTGTCCCCAACGATACCGATACGGTCTTTGGCCTGCACCAAGAGGTTAAAATCTTGTAAAATGGGCTTGTTCTCATAAGCGAAGGAAACATCTTTAAACTCGATGACCTTCTTACCAATCCGACTGGTCTCAAAGTTCATGGTTAAGTCTGTCTCAGTAGGATTATCTGAAACTTCCTTTTTCAAGTCGTGGAAACGATTGATACGAGCTTGTTGCTTGGTCGCACGCGCCTGCGGTTGTCTGCGCATCCAGGCCAATTCTTGCTTATAAAGTTGTTCTTTTTTGTGGAGAAGAGCCGCATCGCGCTCATCCTGTTCCGCCTTAAGGCGAACATAGTCCTGATAATTGCCCTGATACTCGGTCAAGCCTGCTCGGTCCAACTCGAAAATTCGTGTTGACAAAGCGTCTAGGAAATAACGATCATGTGTGATGAAGAGAACGGTCTTCTTGGAATTTTTCAAAAAGAGGGTCAGCCACTCAATAGTCGCAATATCCAAATGGTTTGTCGGCTCATCCAGAAGCAAGAGGTCGTGGTTTCCTAGGAGAACTTGCGCCAACTGAATCCGTCTTCTCAGACCACCTGACAATTCGCCAACAGGAGTTGATAAGTCCTGAATCCCCAACTTGCTGAGAACCGTCTTGACCTGGCTTTCAATTTCCCAAGCTTGGAGAGAGTCCATCTCTGCCATGACCCGTTCCAAATGAGCCTGCTTGTCCTCACTGTAGTTGAGCAGGAGGAGTTCATACTCACGAATCAACTGGATTTCCTTGAGGTCGCTGGATAGAACCGTATCCAAGACCGTCTTGCTATCATCAAAATCTGGATTCTGAGTCAAGTAACCGATCTTATAGTCATTCTTTGCCGAAAAGGGACTGACATCACCATCAAAGACAGAAACACCCGAAAGAACATCTAAAAGGGTGGTCTTACCCGTTCCATTGACACCAATTAGACCTATTCTGTCCAAGTCATGAATAATAAAGGAAATATCCTTAAAAACGGTCTTGTCACCAACGGATTTGCTTAGTTTTTCAACGATAAAATCACTCATTTTTTCTCCCTCAGGTAAGCATGGATGGCTTGACGGTCATTTTCCAACTCTCCATCAACAATGGCAAACTCAATCTCTGTTAAAACCTCTCCCAAATCTGGCCCAGGTTGATAACCATATTCCTTGATTAAAATACCACCGTTGATCTGGATTTCTTTCTTATCATAAATGGTCAAACTCTGGTAAGTTTCTGTGATGGCTTGTGGGTTGACTGCTTTTCCTTGAGCCTGACGAAGATTTTCAGCCTGTAGAAGGGAATCCAAGTCAAAGCGGTAACAATCGCGCTTGCTCAGCTCTCCTTCTTCTCGCAAAGCCAAAATAGTCAGCAAATCTTGTACTTGCTTGGCAAACTGGCGTGAGGTTTTCCACGCCTTCAAAAATGGCTGCGCATCTTTAATCTCCAAAGTCCACAATAGAGCCGCCCAAGCTTGTTCGGAAGATTCAAAAGTGAAATCCGCCTCTAAATCAAACAGTCTGTTGAGCTTGTCTTGGCTTCCTGCCATATCTGGAAGATAGTCATAAGCTCGACTCTCAATCATGGAAGCCAGACCAACTCGCCAAAAAGGTGCCAGCAAGAGTTTATCAAACTCAACGAAGATACGCTCCACAGAAATCTTCTCCAAGAGCGGCGTCAAAGTCTTCATCGCTTTAAATGTTTCTGTCTCAAGTTCAAAGCCAAGACTGGCCTGAAAACGGAAACCACGCATAATCCGCAAAGCATCTTCATTGAAACGCTCACTAGCCACTCCAACTGCTCGCAAGACTTGGTTTTTCAAATCTTTGAGACCATCGAACAAATCAATGATTTCTCCCGTCTCATCCAAGGCAAAGGCGTTAACTGTGAAATCACGACGCTTGAGGTCTTCTTCTAGCGAACGCACAAAGGAAACCGCACTGGGTCTGCGATAGTCTACATAGACATCCTCTGTCCGAAAGGTCGTCACCTCATACTCCTCGTCCCCATCTAAAACCAAGACGGTTCCGTGCTCGATTCCGATATCGGCTGTTCTCGGAAAGATCTGCTTGGTCTCCTCTGGATAAGAAGAGGTTGCGATATCCACATCGTGGATGGGACGATTGAGGAGGGCATCTCGAACAGAGCCCCCAACAAAATAGGCTTCAAAGCCTGCTTCTTTAATTTTTTCTAATACTGGTAAAGCCTTCTGAAATTCAGAAGGCATTTGCGTTAATCTCATAATAAGTGTTCTAATCCATAGACAAGCTCATGACGCTTGACAACTTCTTTGATTCCCAAATTCACCCCTGTCATGAAGGAGCTGCGATCATAGGAGTCATGACGGAGGGTCAATCCTTCTCCTTGATTGCCAAAGATGACTTCCTGATGGGCTACCAAGCCTGGTAGACGGACCGAATGGATGCGCATGCCATCAAAGTCAGCACCGCGAGCACCTGCAATCAATTCTTCCTCATCAGGCGCACCTTGCTGGATTGATTCCCGAACTTCCGCCATCAACTCAGCCGTTTTAATGGCTGTTCCACTCGGAGCATCTTTTTTCTTGTCATGATGGAGCTCGATAATCTCCACATTTGGGAAATATTTGGCAGCCTGCGCCGCAAATTGCATGAGCAAGACAGCTCCCAAGGCAAAGTTAGGGGCAATCAAGCCACCTAAATTTTGCTTACGAGAAAATGCTTTTAGTTCTGCAATTTCCTCACTAGTGAATCCAGTTGTTCCAACTACTGGAGCGAAGCCATTTTCGAGAGCAAAGCGTGTATTTTCGTAGGCAACGGCTGGTGTGGTAAAATCTACCCAAACATCCGCTTCAAAACCAACCAAGTCAGCCTTATCATTGAAGACAGGAATTCCCTGCCATTCTGACTCAGACTCAAAAGGATCCAAAACTGCGACCAAGTCCAAGTCTGGATCAGCCAAGACCATCTGGCAGGCAGCTTGGCCCATTTTTCCCTTAAAACCGGCAATAATTACTCGAATACTCATCTCTACTCCTGTCTAAGATACAAAGCCTGTAAGAACAATCTAAACGATTGGTGTATAGCTCAAGGCGATACTACCTTCTCCAAGGTGGGTTCCAATGACACTACCAAAGCTAACAATTGGAAGCTCAGAAGCCACACCACTCTCAATTAAGAGTTGGCGCAAATCTGCCGCCTTTTGAGGAGCGTTCCCATGAATGACTGTTATACGGTAGTCCCCATCTTTTGTCAAATCCTTGATGATTTCTACCAAACGTTTGATTGCCTTCTTTTCCGTACGAACTTTTTCGTAAACTTCAATCACTCCTTGGTCATTAAAGTAAAGGATAGGCTTGATACTGAGGAGATTCCCTAAGATAGCTGCCCCATTTGACAAACGTCCTCCCTTAACCAAATGATCAAGGTCATCTACTATGATAAAGGCTGAATTATCAGCAATTTGGATAGCCAACTTCTCCTGAATCTGAGCAAAATCATCGCCTTGTTCTGCCCATTCAAAGGCACTCTCCACCATAAATCCTAGAGGGGAACTTGTGATATGGGTATCTGGAAAGGCAATGGTCAAACCATCATACTCATCCAACATGTATTGGATGTTCTGATAAAAGCCTGAAATTCCTGACGAAAGAAAGAGTCCTAAGACATGGGTATAGCCCTCATCTTTCAAGGAACTTAGAATCTCATCCAGTTTAGCAATACTTGGTTGACTAGTTTTAGGCAATTCTGCAGACTGAGCCATTTTTTGATAAAATTCCTCAGCAGTCAGATTAAAACCTTCTACATACTCCTCTCCATCGATATTGACAGGAATATCCAAGATAAAAAGATTCTCTCTTTGCAGCGTCTTCTCCTCTAAATAGGCTGAAGAATCTGTAATGACAGCTAATTTCATGACTAAAACTCCAAATTGATCCCTGGAAGATCCAAGGCGATTTCTGTTACTTCATACGTCAAACGATTGAGCATGTTCAAACATGGACGTGCCAAGGTTTCGACTTCTTCTTGGTTAAATTCGCTTGGTTCGTTGACAATTCGATCTTCCACATGGTTAACTTGAGAAATTGTTCCGCTGATGACAAATTTGTCAAAGACAATCATAAAACTCAAGATAACAACAAGCGAAGTCACTTGGTTTTCTTGGTCATGTTGGAGCAACTGAAAGTTCACGTCTACCTTGGTTTCAGGGGCTCCATTTTCATTTTCCCATTCAAAGTTGCGAGCATCAAAATGATACTGGCTAACAAATTCTTGTTCTCGTTTAAGATTCATTTTTCTCTCCCATTGCTACAATTTACTATGCAATTGTACCACATTTTTATCTTTTCATCTAGTTTTCTAGGCTTTAGTCAATTCCGATTTCAGCTCGAACTACATCCGCAATCGTATCTACGTAGTAGTTCACTTCTTCTGTTGTTGGGGCTTCTGCCATGACGCGCAAGAGGGGTTCTGTTCCACTTGGGCGGACAAGGATACGGCCGTTCCCTGCCATTTCTTCTTCCATCTTCTCGATGATTGTCTTGATGGCTGGCACTTCCATGGCTTTTTCTTTCATGGCATTTTCCACTCGGATATTGACCAGTTTTTGTGGGTAAATCGTCACTTCTGATGCTAGTTGAGACAAGCTCTTGCCTGTTTCTTTCATGATTTTGGTCAATTGGACAGCTGATAATTGACCATCACCTGTTGTATTGTAATCCATCAAGATAACGTGACCAGACTGTTCACCACCAAGATTGTAGCCTGATTTTCTCATTTCTTCAACGACATAGCGGTCACCAACAGCAGTCACTGCCTTGTTAATGCCAGCACTTTCCAAGGCCTTATGGAACCCAAGGTTAGACATAACCGTTGTCACGATGGTGTTTTGAGCCAACTGGCCTTTTTCAGAAAGGTATTTTCCGATGATGTACATGATCTTATCACCATCGACGATGTCGCCATTTTCATCAACAGCAATCAAGCGGTCACTGTCTCCGTCAAAGGCCAAACCAATAGCTGACTGACTTTCTTTGACCACTTCTTGAAGAGCTTCTGGGTGTGTAGAACCCACATTCAAGTTGATATTAAGACCATCTGGTGTCTCACCGATAACTGTCAACTGAGCTCCAAGATCAGCGAAAATCTGACGGGCGCTTGTAGATGCTG
It includes:
- the glmM gene encoding phosphoglucosamine mutase, producing MGKYFGTDGVRGEANVELTPELAFKLGRFGGYVLSQHETEAPKVFVGRDTRISGEMLESALVAGLLSVGIHVYKLGVLATPAVAYLVKTEGASAGVMISASHNPALDNGIKFFGGDGFKLDDDKEAEIEALLDAAEDTLPRPSAEGLGTLVDYPEGLRKYEGYLVSTGAPLEGMKVALDTANGAASTSARQIFADLGAQLTVIGETPDGLNINLNVGSTHPEALQEVVKESQSAIGLAFDGDSDRLIAVDENGDIVDGDKIMYIIGKYLSEKGQLAQNTIVTTVMSNLGFHKALESAGINKAVTAVGDRYVVEEMRKSGYNLGGEQSGHVILMDYNTTGDGQLSAVQLTKIMKETGKSLSQLASEVTIYPQKLVNIRVENAMKEKAMEVPAIKTIIEKMEEEMAGNGRILVRPSGTEPLLRVMAEAPTTEEVNYYVDTIADVVRAEIGID
- a CDS encoding CCA tRNA nucleotidyltransferase, which gives rise to MRLTQMPSEFQKALPVLEKIKEAGFEAYFVGGSVRDALLNRPIHDVDIATSSYPEETKQIFPRTADIGIEHGTVLVLDGDEEYEVTTFRTEDVYVDYRRPSAVSFVRSLEEDLKRRDFTVNAFALDETGEIIDLFDGLKDLKNQVLRAVGVASERFNEDALRIMRGFRFQASLGFELETETFKAMKTLTPLLEKISVERIFVEFDKLLLAPFWRVGLASMIESRAYDYLPDMAGSQDKLNRLFDLEADFTFESSEQAWAALLWTLEIKDAQPFLKAWKTSRQFAKQVQDLLTILALREEGELSKRDCYRFDLDSLLQAENLRQAQGKAVNPQAITETYQSLTIYDKKEIQINGGILIKEYGYQPGPDLGEVLTEIEFAIVDGELENDRQAIHAYLREKK
- a CDS encoding DUF1149 family protein, whose amino-acid sequence is MNLKREQEFVSQYHFDARNFEWENENGAPETKVDVNFQLLQHDQENQVTSLVVILSFMIVFDKFVISGTISQVNHVEDRIVNEPSEFNQEEVETLARPCLNMLNRLTYEVTEIALDLPGINLEF
- a CDS encoding DegV family protein, giving the protein MKLAVITDSSAYLEEKTLQRENLFILDIPVNIDGEEYVEGFNLTAEEFYQKMAQSAELPKTSQPSIAKLDEILSSLKDEGYTHVLGLFLSSGISGFYQNIQYMLDEYDGLTIAFPDTHITSSPLGFMVESAFEWAEQGDDFAQIQEKLAIQIADNSAFIIVDDLDHLVKGGRLSNGAAILGNLLSIKPILYFNDQGVIEVYEKVRTEKKAIKRLVEIIKDLTKDGDYRITVIHGNAPQKAADLRQLLIESGVASELPIVSFGSVIGTHLGEGSIALSYTPIV
- a CDS encoding cation-translocating P-type ATPase is translated as MSKEQKRQAFYIQSPEEILKSVEATEQGLSSSEAQKRLAEYGRNELEEGEKKSLLVKFIEQFKDLMIIILVAAAILSVITSGGEDIADAIIILAVVIINAAFGVYQEGKAEEAIEALKSMSSPAARVIRDGHMAEIDSKELVPGDIVALEAGDVVPADLRLLEANSLKIEEAALTGESVPVEKDLTVELSADAGIGDRVNMAFQNSNVTYGRGLGVVVNTGMYTEVGHIAGMLQDADETDTPLKQNLNNLSKVLTYAILVIALVTFVVGVFIQGKDPLGELMTSVALAVAAIPEGLPAIVTIVLALGTQVLAKRNSIVRKLPAVETLGSTEIIASDKTGTLTMNKMTVEKVFYDAVLHDSVDEIELGLDMPLLRSVVLANDTKIDAEGNLIGDPTETAFIQYALDKGYDVKGFLEKYPRVAELPFDSDRKLMSTVHPLPDGKFLVAVKGAPDQLLKRCVARDKAGDVAPIDEKVTELIHTNNFEMAHQALRVLAGAYKIIDSIPENLTSEELENNLIFTGLIGMIDPERAEAAEAVRVAKEAGIRPIMITGDHQDTAEAIAKRLGIIDANDTEGHVLTGAELNELSDEDFEKVVGQYSVYARVSPEHKVRIVKAWQKQGKVVAMTGDGVNDAPALKTADIGIGMGITGTEVSKGASDMILADDNFATIIVAVEEGRKVFSNIQKTIQYLLSANTAEVLTIFLSTLFGWDVLQPVHLLWINLVTDTFPAIALGVEPAEPGVMNHKPRGRKASFFSGGVLSSIIYQGVLQAAIVMSVYGLAIAYPVHVGDNHAIHADALTMAFATLGLIQLFHAYNVKSVYQSILTVGPFKSKTFNWSILVSFILLMATIVVEPLEGIFHVTKLDLSQWGIVLAGSFSMIIIVEIVKFVQRKLGLDKNAI
- the mntE gene encoding CDF family manganese efflux transporter MntE yields the protein MNQSMSNLKLAERGAIISISTYLLLSATKLATGHLLHSSSLVADGFNNVSDIIGNVALLIGIRMARQPADRDHRFGHWKIEDLASLITSIIMFYVGFDVLRDTIQKILSREQTIIDPLGAFLGIISAAVMFAVYLYNTRLSKKSKSKALKAAAKDNLSDAVTSLGTSIAILASSFNYPIVDKLVAIIITFFILKTAYDIFIESSFSLSDGFDDRLLEDYQKAIMEIPKISKVKSQRGRTYGSNIYLDITLEMNPDLSVYESHEIADQVESMLEERFGVFDTDVHIEPAPIPEDEILDNVYKKLLMREQLIDQGNQLEELLAEDFRYIRQDGEQMDKEAYKSEKELSAAIKDIQITSISQKTKLICYELDGIVHTSIWRRHETWQNIFHQETKKE
- a CDS encoding ABC-F family ATP-binding cassette domain-containing protein; amino-acid sequence: MSDFIVEKLSKSVGDKTVFKDISFIIHDLDRIGLIGVNGTGKTTLLDVLSGVSVFDGDVSPFSAKNDYKIGYLTQNPDFDDSKTVLDTVLSSDLKEIQLIREYELLLLNYSEDKQAHLERVMAEMDSLQAWEIESQVKTVLSKLGIQDLSTPVGELSGGLRRRIQLAQVLLGNHDLLLLDEPTNHLDIATIEWLTLFLKNSKKTVLFITHDRYFLDALSTRIFELDRAGLTEYQGNYQDYVRLKAEQDERDAALLHKKEQLYKQELAWMRRQPQARATKQQARINRFHDLKKEVSDNPTETDLTMNFETSRIGKKVIEFKDVSFAYENKPILQDFNLLVQAKDRIGIVGDNGVGKSTLLNLIAGSLAPTEGQLIIGETVRIAYFSQQIEGLDESKRVINYLQEVAEEVKTSGGSTTSIAELLEQFLFPRSTHGTLIEKLSGGEKKRLYLLKLLLEKPNVLLLDEPTNDLDIATLTVLENFLQSFAGPVLTVSHDRYFLDKVATKILAFENGKIRPFFGHYTDYLDEKAFETEMANQVQKAEKEKVVKVREDKKRMTYQEKQEWASIEGDIEALENRIAAIEEEMQANGSDFGKLATLQKELDEKNEELLEKYERYEYLSEFDN
- the dapB gene encoding 4-hydroxy-tetrahydrodipicolinate reductase → MSIRVIIAGFKGKMGQAACQMVLADPDLDLVAVLDPFESESEWQGIPVFNDKADLVGFEADVWVDFTTPAVAYENTRFALENGFAPVVGTTGFTSEEIAELKAFSRKQNLGGLIAPNFALGAVLLMQFAAQAAKYFPNVEIIELHHDKKKDAPSGTAIKTAELMAEVRESIQQGAPDEEELIAGARGADFDGMRIHSVRLPGLVAHQEVIFGNQGEGLTLRHDSYDRSSFMTGVNLGIKEVVKRHELVYGLEHLL